A region of Thermodesulfovibrionales bacterium DNA encodes the following proteins:
- the galE gene encoding UDP-glucose 4-epimerase GalE, with product MILIAGGAGYIGSHTNKLLSRRGYKTVVFDNLVCGHREFVKWGEFFEGDLAYKDQIRECFKKYPVEAVMHFSAFAYVGESVDNPAKYYINNVVNSLNLLEVMREFGIKYFIFSSTCAIYGIPDILPIKEDAAKRPVNPYGRTKWMIEQILEDYERAYGIKYVSLRYFNAAGADPDCDIGELHEPETHLIPLTIYAALGLKDEINIYGVNYPTKDGTCIRDYIHVMDLAAAHISALEFLMKNKRSEVFNLGNGEGYSVREVIESVKRVSGKDFKVVEGERRQGDPPILISDSSKAHKVLGWKPEFESLDSIVETAWRWHSSRAFKSLLKFP from the coding sequence ATGATACTCATTGCAGGTGGTGCAGGATATATAGGTTCACATACCAATAAGCTTCTGAGCCGCAGGGGTTATAAAACTGTTGTCTTCGATAACCTTGTTTGCGGACACAGGGAGTTTGTGAAGTGGGGTGAATTTTTTGAAGGCGATCTAGCATATAAGGATCAGATAAGGGAATGTTTTAAGAAATATCCGGTAGAGGCTGTTATGCATTTTTCTGCCTTTGCTTATGTTGGTGAATCTGTGGACAACCCGGCAAAATATTATATCAATAATGTTGTAAATTCTTTAAACCTGCTTGAGGTTATGAGGGAGTTCGGGATTAAATATTTCATATTTTCTTCAACCTGTGCAATTTATGGCATTCCTGATATTTTACCAATAAAAGAGGACGCGGCAAAAAGACCTGTAAATCCCTATGGCAGGACAAAGTGGATGATAGAACAGATTTTAGAAGATTACGAAAGGGCTTATGGAATAAAATATGTTTCTTTGAGGTATTTTAATGCTGCAGGTGCTGATCCGGACTGTGATATAGGTGAATTGCACGAGCCCGAGACTCATCTCATACCACTTACTATATATGCTGCCCTTGGACTAAAGGATGAAATAAATATATATGGAGTGAACTATCCAACAAAGGATGGAACATGCATAAGAGATTATATACATGTTATGGACCTTGCAGCGGCTCATATATCAGCACTTGAGTTTCTTATGAAGAATAAGAGGAGTGAAGTCTTCAATCTGGGAAATGGTGAGGGATATTCAGTAAGGGAAGTTATAGAGTCTGTAAAAAGGGTGAGTGGAAAGGATTTTAAGGTCGTGGAGGGCGAAAGACGACAAGGTGATCCCCCGATCCTCATAAGTGATAGCAGTAAGGCACATAAAGTTCTCGGATGGAAACCTGAATTTGAAAGTCTAGACTCCATTGTAGAAACAGCTTGGAGATGGCACAGTTCAAGAGCTTTTAAGAGCCTTTTGAAGTTCCCATAG
- a CDS encoding glycosyltransferase family 4 protein, which translates to MPSSRVRVLNLLPELRKRGINCDVLPYPKGFTGKIRMFRILSRYEAIFLQKKLPTPLESIILKKLSPLLIFDFDDAIYLKHDSSENLVSRSRMSKFKAIARKSDLIIAGNRILAEEAKRFNKNVVVIPSAVEIRDIPQKDYKSENERVIIGWVGGAINLIHLKLVEPVLKKLSEEYSIELRIICSESLYMEGVKIKFIPWRLDTQEAEIAKFDIGIMPLPKTRHSEGKCGYKALQYMAAAVPPVVSDVGINSEIVEHGSEGFVAKDLDDFYKYLRLLIENKELRKKMGLSARQKVEKHYSIAVVSEILSDVLLSSIKLR; encoded by the coding sequence ATGCCCAGTAGCAGGGTAAGGGTATTGAATCTCCTGCCTGAACTCAGGAAGAGGGGGATAAATTGCGATGTTCTTCCCTATCCAAAGGGATTTACAGGAAAAATAAGAATGTTCAGAATATTGAGTAGATATGAAGCAATTTTTCTTCAGAAGAAATTACCAACACCATTAGAATCAATAATTTTAAAAAAATTATCTCCTCTGCTCATTTTTGATTTTGATGATGCCATATATTTGAAACATGATTCAAGCGAGAATCTGGTTAGCAGATCAAGGATGTCAAAATTTAAGGCTATTGCAAGAAAATCAGATCTTATAATTGCTGGAAACAGGATACTTGCTGAAGAGGCAAAGAGATTCAATAAAAATGTTGTGGTAATTCCATCGGCTGTTGAGATAAGGGATATCCCGCAAAAAGACTATAAGTCTGAAAATGAAAGGGTTATCATTGGATGGGTCGGAGGAGCTATAAATTTAATTCATCTAAAACTTGTTGAGCCTGTTCTTAAAAAACTTTCTGAGGAATACAGTATTGAATTGAGAATTATTTGCTCTGAATCCCTTTATATGGAAGGTGTGAAAATTAAATTTATACCCTGGAGACTAGATACCCAGGAAGCTGAGATAGCTAAATTTGATATAGGTATTATGCCCCTTCCAAAGACCAGGCATTCTGAGGGTAAATGTGGTTATAAGGCCCTTCAGTACATGGCAGCAGCCGTCCCACCTGTAGTCTCTGATGTTGGAATTAATTCAGAGATAGTTGAGCACGGAAGCGAGGGCTTTGTTGCAAAAGATCTGGATGATTTTTATAAGTATTTAAGACTATTAATTGAGAACAAGGAATTGCGAAAGAAGATGGGATTAAGTGCAAGACAGAAGGTGGAGAAGCATTATTCAATTGCTGTTGTTTCAGAGATTCTTTCTGATGTCCTCCTATCATCTATAAAACTCAGATAG
- a CDS encoding SDR family oxidoreductase, protein MRGLTSKRILVTGGAGFIGSHLCERLLAEGHEVLCVDNFYTGRKANIAHLLSNPYFEVLRHDITFPLYVEVDEIYHLACPASPVHYQFDPVQTTKTSVHGSINMLGLAKRLKIKILLASTSEVYGDPTVHPQPETYWGNVNPIGPRACYDEGKRCAETLFFDYHRQHKLKIKIARIFNTYGPRMHPNDGRVVSNFIVQALRGEDITVYGDGTQTRSFCYIDDMIEGLIKLMNSPDDVTGPINLGNPAEFSILELAETVIRLTGSRSKIVYKPLPPDDPRQRCPDITLAKRILNWQPRTHLEDGLKKTIDYFRNLLGIG, encoded by the coding sequence ATGAGAGGTCTTACATCAAAAAGAATCCTTGTTACAGGTGGTGCAGGGTTTATAGGCTCTCATCTCTGTGAAAGGCTTCTTGCTGAGGGTCATGAGGTCCTCTGCGTTGATAATTTTTATACTGGAAGAAAGGCAAACATTGCCCATCTACTAAGCAATCCCTATTTTGAGGTATTAAGGCATGACATTACCTTTCCACTATATGTTGAAGTGGATGAGATTTATCACCTGGCCTGTCCTGCCTCTCCAGTTCATTATCAGTTTGACCCTGTACAGACTACAAAGACATCTGTTCATGGAAGCATCAATATGCTCGGTCTTGCAAAAAGGCTGAAGATCAAGATACTTCTTGCATCTACAAGTGAGGTTTATGGTGACCCCACTGTTCACCCCCAGCCAGAGACATACTGGGGTAATGTCAATCCCATCGGACCAAGGGCATGTTATGACGAGGGAAAGAGGTGTGCAGAGACACTATTTTTTGATTATCACAGGCAACATAAATTAAAGATAAAGATTGCAAGGATATTTAATACCTATGGTCCAAGGATGCATCCCAATGACGGAAGGGTTGTGAGCAATTTCATAGTGCAGGCACTGAGGGGAGAGGATATAACAGTTTATGGTGATGGAACCCAGACAAGGAGTTTCTGCTATATTGATGACATGATAGAGGGTCTCATAAAACTCATGAACAGTCCTGATGATGTGACTGGCCCTATAAATCTCGGTAATCCTGCTGAATTCTCCATTCTTGAGCTTGCAGAAACAGTAATAAGACTTACAGGTTCAAGATCCAAGATAGTCTATAAACCTCTTCCACCTGATGATCCCAGACAGCGCTGTCCCGACATAACCCTTGCAAAAAGGATTCTTAACTGGCAGCCTCGTACTCACCTTGAGGATGGTCTCAAAAAGACGATAGACTACTTCAGAAATCTCTTGGGTATTGGATGA
- a CDS encoding glycosyltransferase — MLIVHTESATLGGEAYRLIEETRYVNENTFHRALIIGPAKSDFEEVALRSGVPFIGFNFRDFDYHPVNFIGALRLLKTLRPAVVHTHHSADAWIFGVAARLLGIPVVRGRHISLPFKKSFFKNFVYTHLADAYTVSCSSIKREMVDAGLAREEEVFVTPAGVNLEKFNISRIDRSFLRQEIGLKKEDFLIGTACFLRSWKGVDTLMEAFDILVNKNYKNFHLIIAGKGTERMKNTEIYKKHSERIHILGHRDDIEGVIGGLDIFVLASKKSEGVPQVIPQAMALKVPCIGTEIGGIPDVVKDGVTGWLIKPDSPSELADKIRYVYNLPHNELNRIIEKAYNMVHEEYTVESTVKKYFMAYDLALRKRA, encoded by the coding sequence ATGCTGATAGTCCATACTGAATCTGCAACTCTTGGTGGTGAGGCATACAGGCTTATTGAAGAGACGAGATATGTAAATGAGAACACCTTTCACAGGGCATTAATCATAGGTCCAGCTAAATCTGATTTTGAAGAGGTGGCTCTCAGGTCAGGAGTACCTTTTATTGGATTTAATTTCAGGGATTTTGACTATCATCCGGTAAATTTCATAGGTGCGCTGAGATTATTGAAGACCCTCAGACCAGCTGTGGTCCATACACACCACAGTGCCGATGCCTGGATATTCGGTGTGGCGGCTAGACTCCTCGGAATACCGGTTGTCAGGGGAAGGCATATAAGTCTTCCCTTTAAGAAGTCCTTTTTTAAAAATTTTGTTTATACCCACCTTGCTGATGCCTATACTGTTAGCTGTTCATCCATAAAGAGAGAGATGGTTGACGCAGGGCTTGCCAGGGAAGAAGAGGTCTTTGTAACACCGGCTGGTGTGAATCTTGAGAAATTCAACATCAGTAGAATTGACAGGTCTTTTTTAAGACAGGAAATCGGTCTTAAAAAAGAAGACTTTCTGATAGGAACAGCCTGCTTTTTAAGGAGCTGGAAGGGTGTAGATACCCTGATGGAAGCCTTTGATATTCTTGTTAATAAAAATTATAAAAATTTTCATCTCATAATAGCGGGTAAGGGCACGGAAAGAATGAAGAATACGGAGATTTACAAAAAACACAGTGAAAGGATACACATACTGGGTCACAGGGATGACATTGAGGGAGTAATAGGAGGTCTTGATATATTTGTACTTGCATCCAAAAAATCAGAGGGTGTTCCTCAGGTAATTCCACAGGCCATGGCACTTAAAGTTCCATGTATAGGAACAGAAATTGGAGGAATCCCGGATGTAGTAAAGGACGGGGTTACGGGCTGGCTCATAAAGCCTGACAGCCCATCAGAACTTGCAGATAAGATTCGCTATGTGTATAATTTACCGCATAATGAATTGAATAGAATCATTGAAAAGGCATACAATATGGTACATGAAGAATATACAGTTGAGAGCACAGTTAAAAAATATTTCATGGCCTATGACCTCGCTTTGAGGAAAAGAGCATGA
- a CDS encoding S8 family serine peptidase — MNRLFLFLLMLCLLLTSGAVYGQIREEPEQAPGEIIIGFKPELTDAEINALVTQLGGQIIGKLNLPKAKVRKVKLGAATKEATAQAIERVRTEPAFRNAVKYAEPNIIKKAFGIRNPGDAGILSQSNDPMLVYQWGYYDIAANWIPPQAVAQPIIAVIDTGVDYTHPELIGKVIKGYDFVNGDPDPMDDHGHGTHVAGIAAAKSNNGLGIAGVAWNAKILAVKVLNSQGWGTLFDILLGIKYAADNTGVKIINMSLGGGYSPLEELAVDYAVNTKGKLLVAAAGNNNSSTFVYPAAFSINFPNKVIAVAAHDWNRCRASFSNYGTWVSITAPGVEIISPTPIGGVTYNGDGFAILDGTSMASPFVAGAAAVAWALNPGYTNSQIGQLLTTNTSGPLLRDGTCWPNDVSTFGALNLLYIVKPSEYEGCDIAGVIGFALNAENGEPLTGARVQLTLGTTIKGTDYVPYYGYLNDPYDLDITFGGYGLFNILTDAINQNLKLTISQTKFARPRFDITTPSCDWVYAGNIPVPPNKPYYWLALTWGYGYYEGLYDAYLRLPNGSN; from the coding sequence ATGAACAGGTTATTTTTATTTCTTCTTATGCTCTGTCTGCTCCTTACCTCTGGCGCTGTCTACGGACAGATAAGGGAAGAGCCAGAACAGGCTCCTGGTGAGATAATTATTGGATTTAAACCCGAACTTACAGATGCTGAGATTAATGCACTCGTTACACAGCTGGGTGGCCAGATTATAGGAAAGCTTAACCTTCCTAAGGCAAAGGTAAGAAAGGTAAAGCTTGGTGCTGCCACAAAAGAGGCAACTGCTCAGGCTATAGAAAGAGTGAGGACAGAACCTGCATTTAGAAACGCAGTAAAATATGCTGAGCCAAATATAATCAAGAAGGCATTTGGTATCAGAAATCCTGGAGATGCTGGGATTCTCAGCCAGAGCAATGACCCAATGCTCGTTTATCAGTGGGGATATTATGATATTGCAGCAAACTGGATCCCACCTCAGGCAGTTGCACAGCCTATTATAGCAGTGATTGACACTGGAGTTGATTATACACATCCAGAACTCATTGGTAAGGTAATAAAAGGCTATGACTTTGTGAATGGAGATCCAGACCCCATGGATGACCATGGCCATGGAACCCATGTAGCTGGTATTGCTGCTGCAAAGTCTAATAATGGCCTGGGCATAGCAGGAGTTGCCTGGAATGCAAAGATACTTGCCGTAAAGGTGCTGAATTCTCAGGGCTGGGGAACTCTCTTTGATATTCTTCTTGGAATTAAATATGCAGCAGATAATACAGGTGTAAAGATTATTAATATGAGCCTTGGTGGAGGATATTCTCCTCTTGAAGAACTTGCAGTGGATTATGCTGTTAATACAAAAGGAAAGCTTCTTGTAGCAGCAGCAGGAAATAATAATAGTAGTACATTTGTATATCCTGCTGCATTTTCAATAAATTTTCCAAATAAGGTGATTGCAGTAGCTGCACATGATTGGAACCGCTGCAGGGCATCTTTTTCAAATTATGGCACCTGGGTCTCAATTACTGCACCTGGTGTAGAGATAATATCACCCACACCAATTGGCGGTGTAACTTATAATGGAGATGGCTTTGCCATTCTTGATGGCACATCAATGGCATCTCCTTTTGTAGCTGGTGCAGCAGCAGTTGCTTGGGCATTGAATCCTGGTTATACAAATAGCCAGATAGGTCAGCTTCTTACAACAAATACTTCAGGCCCTCTTCTCAGAGACGGTACATGCTGGCCAAATGATGTCTCAACCTTCGGAGCACTGAATCTTTTATATATTGTAAAACCCTCTGAATATGAAGGCTGCGATATCGCAGGTGTCATTGGATTTGCCTTAAATGCAGAAAATGGTGAGCCACTAACAGGTGCAAGGGTACAGCTCACACTTGGAACAACCATAAAAGGAACTGACTATGTGCCCTACTATGGATATTTAAATGATCCGTATGATCTAGATATAACTTTTGGCGGTTATGGACTCTTCAATATACTCACAGATGCGATAAACCAAAACCTGAAGCTTACAATATCACAAACAAAGTTTGCAAGACCAAGGTTTGATATTACAACACCTTCCTGTGATTGGGTTTATGCAGGCAATATACCTGTACCACCTAACAAACCCTATTACTGGCTTGCTTTAACATGGGGTTATGGATATTATGAAGGATTATATGATGCCTATCTAAGACTTCCTAATGGATCTAAT
- a CDS encoding sulfatase-like hydrolase/transferase → MVKNKFHCFVLLGLVNTFLSLLISRTLTQYWEGNIFLEAIAFLANYLMLNLLPAIFLYFLSFITGKVISFFINVIFYTLLQAILIIDIKIYSLFRFHLNSLVWNVITVEGVSDSVTLGSETIIFFIIIILLITVIEVALNLYIKKLNSPAIEKLSRISFVTALLLICLDKGLYAYGDLMNKTEITKNSRLYPLYQPFTVKRFASKVLGMNVNREEGLKLNTNRKALNYPKRPLRFENQKNFNILIIAVEGLRFDMLDPEIMPEVWRFSKEAVVFRNHYSGGNGSRFGIFSLLYGLSGTYWHSFLANRISPVLIDALMEKNYEFLILSSTRLTFPEFRKTAFVRIPEAITDTFDTGLSYERDRIITERFLDFISKRERTRPFFSFMFFDSSHQPYLYPEEFEKFQPVVEDNYINYFRDVSKDRVHLIRNRYKNAIHYEDHLIGRIISGLKEKRLLKNTIVVITGDHGEEFYENGYLGHTSAFNDYQNKVVFVLWHPEAEPAIRENLTSHLDIVPTIMRSLGCLNPYEDYSQGISLLEKSTRPFVITANWDTAALIDEEYRIIFSTESHRGIFEVRTGNSYSIIKNADRIIRERLSILRTALQMLSEFYR, encoded by the coding sequence ATGGTTAAAAATAAATTCCACTGCTTTGTGCTTCTGGGCCTTGTGAATACATTTTTATCCCTGCTCATATCCCGTACCCTCACCCAGTACTGGGAGGGGAACATATTTCTTGAGGCAATAGCCTTTTTAGCTAACTACCTTATGCTGAATCTTCTTCCAGCAATTTTTCTTTATTTTTTATCATTTATAACAGGAAAGGTTATATCCTTTTTTATTAATGTTATTTTTTATACACTTCTACAGGCCATTCTCATCATTGATATAAAAATCTATTCACTCTTTCGCTTCCATCTTAATTCTCTTGTATGGAATGTAATCACAGTTGAAGGAGTTTCTGACTCAGTAACACTGGGAAGTGAGACAATAATATTTTTCATCATTATTATACTTTTAATTACAGTAATTGAGGTAGCACTCAATCTCTATATTAAAAAACTCAATTCACCTGCTATAGAGAAACTTTCAAGAATATCTTTTGTCACTGCCCTGTTATTGATCTGCCTTGATAAGGGCCTCTATGCCTACGGAGATCTTATGAATAAAACAGAGATAACAAAGAATTCACGGCTCTATCCCCTGTACCAGCCATTCACTGTAAAGAGGTTTGCATCAAAGGTCCTTGGAATGAATGTTAACAGGGAAGAAGGACTTAAATTAAACACAAACCGGAAAGCGCTTAATTATCCAAAAAGACCTCTAAGGTTTGAGAATCAGAAGAATTTTAATATTCTGATAATCGCAGTAGAAGGTCTCAGATTTGACATGCTCGATCCTGAGATAATGCCAGAGGTCTGGAGATTTTCAAAAGAGGCAGTAGTTTTCAGGAATCACTATAGTGGTGGAAATGGTAGTAGATTTGGGATATTCAGCCTTCTCTATGGCCTGAGCGGAACATACTGGCACAGCTTTCTGGCAAACAGGATATCACCTGTACTCATAGATGCTCTTATGGAAAAAAATTATGAATTCCTTATTCTCTCCAGCACAAGACTCACATTTCCTGAATTCAGAAAAACTGCCTTTGTCCGAATACCTGAGGCTATTACAGATACATTTGACACCGGGCTTTCTTATGAAAGGGACAGGATAATTACAGAAAGATTTCTTGATTTTATCTCAAAAAGAGAAAGGACAAGACCTTTCTTCTCTTTTATGTTCTTTGACTCCTCCCATCAACCCTATCTTTATCCAGAGGAATTTGAAAAATTTCAACCTGTAGTAGAAGACAATTATATAAACTATTTCAGGGATGTCTCTAAGGATAGGGTACATTTAATAAGAAACAGGTATAAAAATGCTATTCATTATGAAGACCATTTGATAGGAAGGATTATTTCAGGTCTTAAAGAAAAAAGACTCCTTAAAAACACCATTGTTGTGATTACAGGTGACCATGGTGAGGAGTTTTATGAAAATGGCTATCTCGGCCATACCTCGGCTTTTAATGACTATCAGAACAAGGTTGTCTTTGTGCTCTGGCATCCGGAGGCGGAGCCAGCAATCAGAGAAAACCTCACATCCCATCTTGACATAGTGCCTACCATCATGCGTTCTCTTGGTTGCCTTAATCCCTATGAAGATTATTCTCAGGGCATTTCCCTTCTAGAGAAATCGACAAGACCCTTTGTTATCACTGCGAACTGGGACACCGCAGCCCTTATTGATGAGGAATACAGAATTATATTTTCAACTGAATCTCACAGAGGAATCTTTGAAGTAAGAACAGGAAATAGCTACAGTATAATCAAGAATGCCGACAGGATAATCAGGGAAAGACTCTCCATTCTCAGAACAGCCCTCCAGATGCTATCTGAGTTTTATAGATGA
- a CDS encoding glycosyltransferase family 4 protein produces MKVAIIKSRYTPYGGAEKYAAIMVRAFAERGHEVHVLTSGHTEWPEEEFVKYIRLPQIGFNNLLRLLTFNESVKKYLERVRYDCILGMDNTEIQTHIRLGGGLHRAWLDRRSEESSFLKRLSFSLNPFHRTMVAVQEKALHYHGLKRIICNSRLVMNEIAYYYPEAVDKAVVIHNGVEWNELAHVFEVGLTEREQILKRLNLQPDRFYYLFVGSGYERKGLEKAIKALKGMPDYTSLIVVGRDKNEKRFHELAEKLGLKERVYFFGPRKDVVNFYQVSDAFVLPTLYDPFSNATLEALAMGLFTITSDANGAAEIIWPGAGVIIKDLKDTEAVKEALSEALKPHLSKTEIRDSVRSLELENQVKKIIDICVER; encoded by the coding sequence ATGAAAGTTGCCATCATAAAGAGCAGATACACACCATATGGAGGAGCAGAAAAATATGCCGCCATAATGGTTAGGGCCTTTGCAGAGAGAGGGCACGAGGTTCACGTTCTCACCTCAGGACATACTGAATGGCCTGAAGAGGAATTTGTGAAGTATATAAGGCTTCCCCAGATCGGATTTAACAACCTGCTGCGACTTCTGACCTTTAATGAATCAGTAAAAAAATATCTTGAAAGAGTCCGCTATGACTGCATTCTGGGTATGGATAACACAGAGATCCAGACCCACATAAGGCTCGGAGGTGGCCTTCATAGGGCGTGGCTTGACAGGCGTTCAGAAGAAAGTTCCTTTTTAAAAAGATTAAGTTTTTCACTGAATCCCTTTCACAGGACAATGGTTGCAGTTCAGGAAAAGGCACTTCATTATCATGGCTTAAAGAGGATAATATGTAATTCAAGACTTGTCATGAATGAGATAGCATATTACTATCCTGAAGCAGTGGACAAAGCAGTGGTCATACATAATGGAGTTGAATGGAATGAACTGGCTCATGTCTTTGAGGTAGGACTTACTGAGAGAGAGCAGATATTGAAGAGATTGAATCTCCAGCCTGACCGTTTTTATTATCTTTTTGTCGGTAGTGGCTATGAAAGAAAGGGCCTTGAAAAGGCTATAAAGGCATTGAAAGGGATGCCTGATTACACTTCATTGATAGTAGTGGGTAGAGATAAAAATGAGAAAAGATTTCATGAACTTGCTGAAAAACTGGGTTTAAAAGAGAGGGTTTATTTTTTTGGTCCGAGAAAGGATGTCGTTAACTTTTACCAGGTCTCCGATGCCTTTGTGCTTCCGACACTTTATGATCCCTTTTCAAATGCAACACTTGAGGCACTTGCAATGGGGCTCTTTACAATTACATCAGATGCAAATGGAGCAGCAGAAATTATTTGGCCAGGTGCAGGTGTTATAATAAAAGACCTGAAAGACACAGAAGCGGTAAAAGAGGCACTGTCAGAGGCACTAAAACCCCATTTATCAAAGACAGAAATAAGAGATAGTGTTAGAAGTCTTGAACTTGAAAACCAGGTGAAAAAAATAATAGACATATGCGTGGAAAGATAA
- a CDS encoding glycosyltransferase family 39 protein, with protein sequence MRGKIIAGIILIIFYGLLINLPYYHLKEFQGEEGRRVVIALEMIKSGDYVVPTLEGEVYLNKPPLFNWLLAAMFNITGSSAEATARAVSVLSAIICAIIVSLFWLKLGFKDLWFLPGLVFLSIPDVMDKAIRAEIDMTFTLTVTASILSWFYLYELKKRNLAGWIVSLVLLTIAFLTKGIISVYFFYLTIGCYLFSNKRLKELTSINHLTGVFAGVIVFSLWFIPLLKRIDLQTVLSAWLQEILVRKEPLKDSFWRHLIDFPLQFIIGYMPWIGFLLFFKKRLMLNKGLKDILTFSLLPIISTLIIFWLIPGARVRYILPLSGIFALLIALIIEFIKESNDISIKIYFKILAVIIILSGLSIPFLKETFEIKGMVPWAGGLLLLAGGVYLFFLKDLHKRVITLLVIMFIFKSVYAAVYFPYHEKNMSYYRYAAKRINEMVPLSASLYDYNLGNYHITYYLKRDVLKIKDISLLKKGDYLITRKDHIVLPCEFKEVDAFIARKMRIGVYKKEGC encoded by the coding sequence ATGCGTGGAAAGATAATAGCAGGAATAATCCTTATCATATTTTATGGACTCTTAATAAATCTTCCCTATTATCATTTAAAAGAATTTCAGGGTGAGGAAGGTAGAAGAGTGGTTATTGCTCTAGAGATGATTAAAAGTGGAGATTATGTTGTCCCCACTCTCGAGGGAGAGGTGTATTTAAACAAGCCTCCTTTATTTAACTGGCTTCTGGCTGCAATGTTTAATATAACGGGCTCTTCTGCTGAGGCTACTGCACGGGCAGTATCTGTCCTCTCTGCCATAATATGTGCTATTATTGTAAGCCTTTTCTGGCTTAAACTCGGGTTCAAAGATTTATGGTTTCTACCAGGCCTTGTATTTCTCAGTATCCCTGATGTTATGGATAAGGCAATCAGGGCTGAGATAGATATGACCTTTACACTGACTGTCACGGCATCAATTCTGAGCTGGTTTTATTTATACGAGCTAAAAAAAAGAAATCTGGCGGGATGGATTGTCTCCCTTGTTCTTCTGACAATTGCATTCCTTACCAAGGGTATAATATCAGTATACTTTTTTTATCTCACGATAGGCTGCTATCTATTTTCAAATAAAAGACTTAAAGAACTTACAAGCATTAACCATCTTACCGGTGTATTTGCTGGAGTTATTGTATTTTCCTTATGGTTTATACCTCTATTAAAAAGAATTGATCTTCAGACCGTGCTCTCAGCCTGGCTGCAAGAGATATTGGTGAGGAAGGAACCGTTAAAAGACAGCTTCTGGAGACATCTGATCGATTTTCCATTACAATTCATTATTGGTTATATGCCGTGGATAGGTTTTCTGTTATTTTTCAAAAAAAGGTTAATGCTTAATAAGGGTCTAAAGGATATACTAACCTTTTCCCTGTTACCTATAATATCTACCCTAATTATCTTCTGGCTTATTCCTGGAGCAAGGGTGAGATACATTCTACCGCTTTCAGGAATCTTTGCCCTTTTAATAGCACTGATAATAGAATTTATTAAGGAAAGTAATGATATTTCTATTAAGATTTATTTTAAGATTTTGGCTGTTATCATAATCCTTTCAGGCCTTTCTATTCCCTTTTTGAAAGAAACCTTTGAAATTAAAGGAATGGTTCCATGGGCAGGCGGGTTACTACTCTTAGCAGGTGGTGTTTATCTCTTTTTTTTAAAAGACCTACACAAACGGGTGATAACCTTGCTGGTAATTATGTTCATTTTTAAGTCCGTCTATGCAGCTGTATATTTCCCTTATCATGAAAAGAATATGAGTTATTACAGGTATGCTGCAAAGAGGATTAATGAGATGGTTCCTCTATCAGCAAGTCTTTATGACTACAACCTCGGAAATTATCATATAACATATTATCTCAAAAGGGATGTTCTGAAGATTAAAGATATCTCTCTACTTAAGAAAGGAGATTATCTTATCACCAGAAAGGACCATATAGTTTTGCCCTGTGAATTCAAAGAAGTGGATGCCTTTATAGCAAGGAAGATGAGAATAGGAGTGTACAAAAAAGAAGGATGCTGA